One Sciurus carolinensis chromosome 10, mSciCar1.2, whole genome shotgun sequence genomic window carries:
- the LOC124994777 gene encoding 60S ribosomal protein L23-like produces the protein MSKRGRGGSSGAKFRISLGLPVGAVINCADNTGAKNLYIISVKGIKGRLNRLPAAGVGDMVMATVKKGKPELRKKVHPAVVIRQRK, from the coding sequence ATGTCGAAGCGAGGACGTGGTGGATCCTCCGGTGCAAAATTCCGGATTTCCCTGGGTCTTCCGGTAGGAGCAGTGATCAATTGTGCTGATAACACAGGAGCCAAAAATCTGTATATCATCTCTGTGAAGGGGATCAAGGGACGGCTGAACAGACTTCCTGCTGCTGGTGTGGGTGACATGGTGATGGCCACAGTCAAGAAGGGCAAACCAGAGCTCAGAAAGAAGGTACATCCAGCAGTGGTAATTCGACAACGAAAGTGA